A single Amphiprion ocellaris isolate individual 3 ecotype Okinawa chromosome 1, ASM2253959v1, whole genome shotgun sequence DNA region contains:
- the loxl1 gene encoding lysyl oxidase homolog 1 — translation MLPIVACLAFILLGSGHAQVATQTQGQSQSRGQSQRQGQGQRQDSSATPWRQVIQWENNGRVFSLLNSGAEYVPAGTGAQDRGPRVVVADSRSRSSRRPQGGNVRRQAPSRGSSETVRGQARHPFGFGQVPDNWRQTTGSTGSSQFQGSSTSRFHPSTGSSSSSSSSSSSFSSSSYNVPAYPQFPFPQQPQFQPVPYDPSFVEAPVRSYEPPFQPVLGGGYGGGGYGVGRGYTGGGYGGGVAPVLPGSPSDFTDESYRYYQSYGYGPNPVVPARAAQPPFTDGLDHRYTHSLFNEESAPAAPISNANPAPPIIVDRSGPAGQVPVRSPQYEQFPPFGRPQPPFLQPVPLGRSSPNSALENPGVNAGSVYRPQQTGLPDLVPDPNYVQASTYVQRVHMYSLRCAAEEKCLSSSAYGADASEYDVRVLLRFPQRVKNKGKADFMPNRPHHTWEWHSCHQHYHSMDEFSHYDLLEVSTGRKVAEGHKASFCLEDTTCDFGHQKRYACTAHVQGLSPGCYDTYNADIDCQWIDITDIKPGNYILKLQVNPKFLVLESDFTNNVVRCNIHYTGLFVTTNNCKIAQS, via the exons ATGTTGCCTATTGTGGCATGTTTGGCATTCATCCTGCTGGGCTCAGGGCATGCTCAGGTTGCCACACAGACTCAGGGGCAGAGCCAGAGTCGGGGGCAGAGCCAGAGGCAGGGACAGGGACAGAGACAGGACAGCTCCGCCACCCCTTGGAGGCAGGTGATTCAGTGGGAGAACAATGGCCGGGTGTTTAGCCTGCTGAACAGTGGTGCTGAATATGTTCCTGCAGGGACGGGGGCCCAGGACAGAGGTCCCAGGGTGGTTGTGGCAGATAGTCGTTCACGCTCTTCCCGCAGACCTCAGGGAGGCAACGTCCGCAGACAGGCTCCATCAAGAGGATCCTCTGAAACTGTCCGTGGGCAGGCAAGGCATCCTTTCGGCTTTGGGCAAGTGCCTGATAACTGGAGACAAACCACAGGCAGCACAGGCAGTAGCCAGTTCCAGGGATCCTCTACCAGCCGCTTCCACCCATCCACAGgctcgtcatcttcatcttcgtcatcatcctcatccttttcttcatcttcatataaTGTACCAGCCTACCCACAGTTTCCATTTCCCCAACAGCCTCAATTCCAACCAGTACCTTACGACCCTAGTTTCGTGGAAGCACCAGTCAGGAGCTACGAGCCTCCCTTTCAGCCTGTCCTCGGTGGAGGGTACGGCGGCGGAGGGTATGGTGTTGGACGGGGGTATACGGGAGGTGGATACGGAGGTGGTGTGGCCCCAGTGCTCCCAGGCTCTCCTTCTGACTTCACTGATGAAAGCTATCGTTACTACCAGTCCTATGGCTACGGGCCCAATCCTGTGGTGCCTGCACGTGCTGCCCAGCCGCCGTTTACAGATGGTTTGGACCACAGATACACCCACAGCCTCTTCAACGAGGAGTCTGCTCCTGCAGCCCCCATCTCCAATGCCAATCCAGCCCCTCCCATAATAGTGGATAGATCAGGACCTGCAGGTCAAGTACCAGTCAGGAGCCCTCAGTATGAGCAATTTCCACCTTTTGGAAGGCCCCAGCCTCCCTTCTTGCAGCCCGTTCCACTGGGCAGGAGTTCTCCAAACTCTGCCCTTGAGAATCCTGGTGTGAATGCTGGGAGTGTGTACCGACCACAACAGACAG GTTTGCCTGACCTGGTTCCTGATCCCAACTATGTCCAGGCATCCACATATGTCCAGAGAGTCCACATGTATTCTCTCCGCTGTGCTGCTGAGGAAAAATGTCTGTCAAG CTCTGCCTATGGCGCTGACGCCAGTGAGTATGATGTAAGGGTCCTGCTGCGATTCCCACAGAGGGTGAAGAACAAGGGCAAGGCCGACTTCATGCCTAACAGGCCACATCATACCTGGGAATGGCACAGCTGTCATCA GCATTACCACAGTATGGATGAGTTCAGTCACTATGATTTACTCGAGGTCAGCACCGGCCGTAAAGTGGCAGAGGGACACAAGGCTAGCTTCTGTCTGGAGGACACCACCTGCGATTTTGGTCATCAGAAGCGTTACGCCTGCACTGCTCACGTTCAG GGTCTGAGCCCCGGCTGCTACGATACCTACAATGCTGATATTGACTGCCAGTGGATCGATATCACCGACATCAAACCTGGAAACTACATACTAAAG CTCCAGGTTAATCCCAAGTTCTTGGTGCTGGAGTCAGATTTTACCAACAATGTGGTCAGGTGTAACATTCACTACACAGGACTGTTTGTTACAACAAACAACTGCAAGATAGCACA